Proteins found in one Oribacterium sp. oral taxon 102 genomic segment:
- a CDS encoding cache domain-containing sensor histidine kinase gives MKQNRKSEQRDERIIPWKSLYFRIFLFVLLYSCVFLFMLLYVYRRSYHQFRLESTARADELTDQVRMNIGNTLASIAEDNFPLFRTNETFGALLGVRENNGLSLREEIQQRVDLQNGMVQLLNESRNIEWIALADAKGNIHLEKHSRLSSARITGDSIYQIYEEKCCFLQGRRGHTYWFLNPETGNPILARAIFDYSAMRFTGYLLAEINPEVFKSIFKNLDENYTGIFGVYGIDGRLFYQSIPGGLNQTLKLEDVLRLYREEGKILAISYPLNGGEVQVLNLLDVEQQSITYIRPVNDFAATGIGMSILLIAIGAAVMFGSTSRKIRVIIRNLTNISEGRFHEFQTFKRKNDELSVINTKIEDTGMRMEVLLRELIAEKEKQEKKEYELLNTRFHELQSQVNPHFLFNSLQAINGVVLIKGDREASRMIGMLARFLRGSLERKAETCRLREEIQYVKNYLELCKTIYPDRLELKWDLEECLNNMEIPTFILQPIVENSVMHGMMEKIDTCTIEIRAYKESGRMVLSVYDDGVGIPDKRLAMLQNTMMQSKRIGLSNVRERLQLVFGEDFSLKIKSKYRKYTLVKIILPMTEAIDTVENPEQIQG, from the coding sequence ATGAAGCAGAATAGAAAAAGCGAGCAGAGAGACGAGAGAATTATCCCATGGAAATCTCTTTATTTTCGAATATTTCTTTTTGTTTTGCTGTACAGCTGTGTCTTTTTGTTTATGCTTCTTTATGTGTACCGGAGGAGCTATCATCAGTTTCGGTTGGAAAGTACGGCGCGCGCGGATGAGCTGACGGATCAGGTGCGAATGAATATAGGCAATACGCTTGCGAGTATCGCGGAAGACAACTTTCCTCTGTTCAGAACAAATGAGACCTTCGGAGCTCTGCTGGGAGTGAGGGAGAATAATGGTCTGAGCCTGCGGGAAGAGATTCAGCAACGCGTTGACCTTCAGAATGGGATGGTTCAGCTTCTGAATGAAAGCAGAAATATAGAGTGGATCGCATTGGCGGATGCGAAGGGAAACATTCATCTTGAAAAACATTCGCGACTTTCCTCGGCACGTATTACGGGGGACAGCATTTATCAAATTTATGAGGAAAAGTGCTGCTTTCTTCAAGGACGCAGGGGACACACCTATTGGTTTCTGAATCCCGAGACAGGGAATCCGATTCTTGCGAGAGCAATCTTTGATTACAGCGCGATGAGGTTTACCGGATATTTGCTTGCGGAAATCAATCCGGAGGTATTTAAAAGCATTTTTAAGAATCTTGATGAGAATTATACGGGAATATTCGGCGTGTATGGAATAGACGGAAGACTTTTTTACCAGAGCATCCCGGGTGGTCTGAATCAGACGCTAAAGCTTGAGGATGTGCTCCGACTGTATCGGGAAGAGGGAAAAATTCTGGCGATTTCTTATCCGCTCAATGGAGGAGAGGTGCAGGTTCTTAATTTGCTTGATGTGGAACAGCAAAGTATTACATACATTCGTCCTGTCAATGACTTTGCTGCTACGGGAATTGGTATGAGTATTCTGCTGATAGCGATAGGTGCCGCGGTAATGTTTGGCAGCACATCCCGTAAAATCAGGGTGATTATTCGAAACCTTACGAATATTTCTGAAGGAAGATTTCATGAATTTCAGACCTTCAAAAGAAAAAACGATGAGCTTTCTGTTATCAATACCAAGATTGAGGATACCGGAATGCGAATGGAGGTATTGCTCAGGGAACTGATTGCGGAGAAAGAAAAGCAGGAGAAGAAGGAATATGAGCTTTTGAATACTCGGTTCCATGAACTGCAATCACAGGTAAATCCTCATTTTTTGTTTAACAGCCTTCAGGCTATTAACGGGGTGGTTTTGATTAAAGGGGACAGGGAAGCCAGCCGTATGATCGGTATGCTTGCAAGGTTTCTGCGAGGTAGTCTGGAAAGAAAGGCAGAGACATGCAGGCTTAGAGAGGAAATACAGTATGTAAAGAACTATCTGGAGTTATGCAAAACGATTTATCCGGATCGACTGGAGCTTAAGTGGGATCTGGAAGAATGTCTGAACAACATGGAAATTCCCACATTTATTTTGCAACCAATTGTAGAAAATTCGGTCATGCATGGAATGATGGAAAAAATTGATACCTGCACGATAGAGATCAGAGCCTACAAAGAAAGTGGGAGGATGGTATTGAGCGTGTATGATGATGGGGTTGGGATTCCTGATAAGAGACTTGCAATGCTTCAGAACACAATGATGCAGTCAAAGCGGATCGGACTAAGCAATGTCAGAGAACGCCTTCAATTGGTATTTGGGGAGGATTTTTCATTAAAAATCAAATCGAAATACCGTAAGTATACACTTGTAAAGATTATTCTGCCGATGACAGAAGCTATCGATACTGTAGAAAATCCTGAACAAATTCAGGGCTGA
- a CDS encoding response regulator transcription factor, protein MFSVVLIDDNKIAVEGICRSTDWKKFDCELIGKAYNGLDGLKLIYRTDPDIAVIDIKMPGFDGLEIIRRLHEETYDTQFIIISGYDNFKYAKDAMHYGVSDYLLKPVMVEELESALTNVIAKIQKNGRHQMVRKMRDMRGAEQQLYAIHSRLSSLSPSVTEAIRYIDRHIDQNIALSDIGKELVLSTAYFSKIFKKETGLNFVQYVTLVKMENARKLLRNPRNRVNEVARMVGYKDYRYFYDVFKRIYGHPPHDIKA, encoded by the coding sequence TTGTTTTCCGTAGTGCTTATTGACGACAATAAAATCGCAGTAGAGGGTATCTGCAGATCCACAGACTGGAAAAAGTTCGACTGTGAGCTGATTGGAAAAGCATATAATGGGTTGGACGGATTAAAACTGATCTATAGAACAGATCCGGATATTGCCGTTATTGATATCAAAATGCCGGGGTTCGATGGGCTGGAGATTATTCGCAGACTGCATGAAGAGACGTATGATACACAGTTTATCATTATTTCCGGCTATGATAATTTTAAATACGCTAAGGATGCAATGCATTATGGGGTCAGTGATTATCTCTTGAAGCCGGTCATGGTAGAAGAGCTGGAGAGTGCTCTTACAAATGTTATTGCAAAAATACAGAAAAACGGCCGACATCAGATGGTGCGGAAGATGAGGGACATGCGTGGTGCGGAGCAGCAGCTCTATGCTATTCACTCGCGGCTTTCCTCGCTATCTCCGTCTGTCACAGAAGCGATACGCTATATTGATCGGCATATCGATCAGAACATAGCGTTGTCTGATATCGGAAAAGAGCTTGTCCTATCGACAGCTTATTTCAGTAAAATATTCAAAAAAGAAACGGGGCTTAATTTTGTGCAGTATGTGACACTGGTAAAGATGGAAAATGCAAGGAAACTTCTGCGTAATCCAAGGAATCGGGTCAATGAAGTGGCGAGAATGGTGGGGTATAAGGACTATCGCTATTTTTACGATGTTTTTAAAAGAATATATGGACACCCCCCGCATGACATCAAGGCATGA
- a CDS encoding alpha/beta hydrolase family protein, whose protein sequence is MNIHHPENKRKVPSALRCLDGTEVRTAEEWRRKRCPEILKMFREEEYGLLPDLKNMKVEIRLVDSRRNQTFMEGQAIRQTVEVEAVRNGRHFIFCFTVFIPAGAENPVPAFVTVVNRGIKDSDPCRHFMSPFYPAEMIVARGYACAAFRTQEIAPDYEEGFTTGFHRLFPEYVKNRPKNAWGAIAAWAWAASRIMDYFVEDPLIDDSRVAVVGHSRGGKTALWAAAQDERFAMAVSSCAGNSGDAISRGPKGHSETIADITGRFPYWFAENYRKYAGQENRLPFDQHMLIALIAPRHVYTTSRSFDIWADPAGQFEALIQATPVFELLGVPGLMTFEYPHSEQPLHEGHIAYHRKTGNHDMDEYDWNQFMDYFDRFVR, encoded by the coding sequence ATGAATATTCATCATCCGGAAAATAAGAGAAAAGTGCCATCCGCATTGAGGTGTCTGGATGGAACAGAGGTCAGAACAGCGGAAGAGTGGCGTAGAAAGAGATGTCCGGAGATTCTGAAAATGTTCCGAGAGGAGGAATATGGATTACTCCCGGATCTTAAAAATATGAAGGTGGAAATCCGACTGGTGGATTCCCGCCGGAATCAGACCTTTATGGAAGGACAGGCGATTCGGCAGACGGTCGAGGTAGAAGCTGTACGAAATGGGAGACATTTTATTTTTTGTTTTACGGTATTTATTCCAGCGGGTGCGGAGAATCCGGTTCCCGCTTTTGTGACGGTGGTAAATCGAGGAATCAAGGACAGTGATCCATGCAGGCATTTCATGAGTCCGTTCTACCCGGCGGAAATGATTGTGGCAAGAGGCTATGCCTGTGCGGCATTTCGTACCCAGGAGATCGCACCGGACTATGAGGAGGGATTTACGACAGGGTTTCATCGTCTTTTTCCGGAATATGTGAAAAATCGTCCCAAGAATGCATGGGGGGCGATTGCCGCGTGGGCTTGGGCTGCCAGTCGGATCATGGATTATTTTGTTGAAGATCCGTTGATTGACGACAGCAGGGTTGCGGTGGTTGGACATTCCAGGGGCGGAAAGACGGCCCTCTGGGCAGCAGCACAGGACGAACGCTTTGCGATGGCAGTCAGCAGCTGTGCCGGCAATAGCGGAGACGCGATTTCAAGAGGTCCTAAGGGACATTCAGAAACCATTGCCGACATTACAGGCCGTTTTCCATATTGGTTTGCAGAAAATTACCGGAAATATGCGGGACAGGAGAACCGGCTTCCGTTTGACCAGCATATGCTGATTGCCCTGATTGCACCGCGGCATGTGTATACTACATCCAGAAGCTTTGATATCTGGGCGGATCCGGCGGGACAATTTGAGGCTTTGATTCAGGCGACACCGGTATTTGAGCTGCTCGGCGTTCCGGGGCTTATGACCTTTGAATATCCGCATAGCGAGCAGCCGCTTCATGAAGGACACATTGCGTACCATAGGAAGACCGGAAATCATGATATGGATGAATATGATTGGAATCAATTTATGGATTATTTTGACAGATTCGTGAGGTAA
- a CDS encoding Rqc2 family fibronectin-binding protein, which yields MAYDGLVVSASIKEFREQLLGGKIAKITQPEKDEIHLMIRRQKESFRLKLSVNPSLPLCCFTTENRTAPLTAPAFCMTLRKHIGNGSILSIRQPSQDLSEDGLERVILFEIEHLDEMGDLGRRFLSIELMGKHSNIILLREDNRIIDAIKRISASQSSVREVLPNREYFIPDASGKQNPLTVSEADFLSGMQGTGEPVFRALYQHFTGLSALTANEICYRAAVDPDLPANSLEASSLRQLYQVFSSIIRKSVLEQGTKPCILYRGEAPQDFSAIPLQMYLGSAGYSEKSFDSMSAVIETFHIEKDRSSRVRQKSTDLRKILHTLLERCTKKLSLQEKQLRDSESKDRFRIYGELLNTYGYSLQGGEKELVCENYYDGKEIVIPLRTEYSAQENAKRYFEKYDKLKRTEQNLHVQLAESRQELLHLQSILSSLDLAEGEGDLREIRKEMADFGFLKKSGVSREKVRAQDRAQPYHFVSGTGYDIYVGRNNYQNEAVSFRLADGGDLWFHAKNVPGSHVIVKTGGASLESLPDSLFEEAASLAAYFSSQRQSAKVDVDYTLRKNLRKVPNAAPGFVIYHTNYSMTVAPKLPLQEVKESYRT from the coding sequence ATGGCTTACGACGGACTTGTGGTCAGCGCCAGCATAAAGGAATTCCGGGAGCAGCTGCTCGGCGGAAAGATTGCGAAAATCACCCAGCCGGAGAAGGACGAGATTCATCTCATGATCCGGCGTCAGAAGGAGAGCTTCCGCCTGAAGCTCTCGGTGAACCCCTCCCTCCCGCTCTGCTGCTTCACAACAGAGAACAGGACAGCCCCCCTCACCGCGCCCGCCTTCTGCATGACGCTCCGGAAGCACATCGGAAACGGCAGCATTCTCTCGATCCGGCAGCCGTCGCAGGATCTCTCGGAGGACGGGCTCGAGCGCGTCATTCTCTTCGAGATCGAGCATCTGGACGAAATGGGAGACCTTGGGAGACGTTTCCTCTCCATAGAGCTGATGGGAAAGCATTCCAATATTATTCTGCTTCGGGAGGATAATCGCATCATCGATGCCATCAAGCGGATCTCCGCCTCCCAGTCCTCTGTCCGTGAGGTTCTTCCGAACCGCGAATACTTCATTCCGGACGCAAGCGGGAAGCAGAACCCGCTCACTGTCTCCGAGGCAGATTTTCTCTCCGGCATGCAAGGCACAGGCGAGCCCGTTTTTCGGGCACTCTACCAGCATTTCACCGGACTCAGCGCCCTCACCGCAAATGAAATCTGCTATCGCGCCGCCGTAGACCCGGATCTCCCGGCGAACAGCCTGGAGGCATCCTCGCTCCGGCAGCTCTATCAGGTCTTTTCTTCTATAATAAGGAAATCCGTTCTGGAGCAGGGCACGAAGCCCTGTATCCTCTACCGAGGGGAAGCACCGCAGGATTTCTCCGCAATCCCGCTTCAAATGTATCTGGGAAGTGCCGGCTACAGCGAGAAGAGCTTTGACTCCATGTCCGCAGTGATCGAGACCTTTCACATAGAGAAGGACAGGAGCTCCCGTGTCCGGCAGAAATCCACAGATCTCCGTAAGATCCTGCACACGCTGCTGGAGCGCTGTACGAAGAAGCTCAGCCTGCAGGAGAAGCAGCTCCGGGACAGTGAGTCAAAAGACAGGTTCCGCATTTACGGAGAGCTGCTCAACACCTACGGCTATTCGCTTCAGGGCGGTGAGAAGGAGCTTGTATGTGAAAACTACTATGACGGGAAGGAAATCGTGATCCCGCTCCGTACAGAATATAGTGCGCAGGAAAACGCGAAGCGCTACTTCGAGAAGTATGACAAGCTGAAGCGCACCGAGCAGAATCTCCATGTCCAGCTCGCGGAATCCCGGCAGGAGCTTCTGCACCTCCAGTCCATCCTGAGCTCTCTGGATCTCGCCGAGGGCGAGGGAGACCTCCGCGAGATCCGAAAGGAGATGGCGGATTTCGGCTTCCTGAAAAAGTCCGGCGTCTCCCGGGAAAAGGTTCGTGCGCAGGACAGAGCACAGCCCTACCACTTCGTCTCCGGAACCGGCTACGACATCTATGTCGGGAGGAACAACTATCAGAATGAAGCAGTCAGCTTCCGTCTCGCAGACGGCGGAGATCTCTGGTTTCATGCGAAAAATGTTCCCGGCTCCCACGTCATCGTAAAGACCGGCGGCGCCTCCCTCGAGTCCCTCCCCGATTCGCTCTTCGAGGAAGCTGCATCTCTTGCCGCCTACTTCTCCTCCCAGAGGCAGTCTGCGAAGGTAGATGTCGACTATACGCTCCGGAAGAATCTCCGCAAGGTGCCGAACGCCGCACCGGGCTTCGTGATTTACCATACAAACTACTCTATGACAGTAGCCCCGAAGCTGCCCCTGCAGGAGGTAAAGGAATCATACCGTACATAA
- a CDS encoding YicC/YloC family endoribonuclease, with protein MDLRSMTGFGGAESSSADSRISVELKSVNSRFLDLNIKMPKCLNALEARIRQRIKTKLARGKVDLYITYEDYSERGRKLRLNMELARAYFEAMQQIGTELGLSREVSVRQIAMQPEVLQLSEEGEEPEALWEQLRPALDTAIQHFVEARTLEGENLGRDLLTKLSEMEELVCRIELRAPEIVANYEKRLRDKVTELLGGSGIEESRIVQEVTVYADKVCTDEELVRLHSHVDNMRKKLGQGGEVGRELDFLAQEMNREANTTLSKANDLIVSEDAIRLKTLIEKIREQVQNLE; from the coding sequence ATGGATTTAAGGAGCATGACCGGCTTCGGCGGGGCGGAGTCTTCCAGTGCAGACAGCAGGATCTCTGTAGAGCTGAAGTCGGTAAATTCGCGTTTTCTGGATCTCAATATCAAGATGCCGAAGTGCTTGAATGCGCTGGAGGCACGGATCCGTCAAAGGATAAAGACGAAGCTCGCGAGGGGGAAGGTCGATCTCTATATCACCTATGAGGATTATTCCGAAAGGGGGAGGAAGCTTCGGCTGAATATGGAGCTTGCGAGGGCGTATTTCGAGGCGATGCAGCAGATCGGCACGGAGCTTGGGCTCTCCCGGGAGGTTTCGGTTCGGCAGATCGCCATGCAGCCGGAGGTGCTGCAGCTCTCGGAGGAGGGGGAAGAGCCGGAGGCGCTCTGGGAGCAGCTCCGGCCGGCGCTGGATACGGCGATACAGCATTTCGTGGAGGCGCGGACGCTGGAGGGAGAGAACCTCGGAAGAGATCTCCTCACGAAGCTTTCCGAAATGGAGGAGCTTGTCTGCCGCATTGAGCTTCGAGCGCCGGAGATCGTCGCCAACTACGAGAAACGGCTTCGGGACAAGGTGACGGAGCTTCTCGGCGGGAGCGGGATAGAGGAGAGCAGGATCGTGCAGGAGGTTACGGTCTATGCGGACAAGGTATGCACGGATGAGGAGCTCGTCCGTCTGCACAGTCATGTGGATAATATGCGGAAGAAACTCGGACAGGGCGGAGAGGTCGGGAGAGAGCTGGATTTCCTCGCGCAGGAGATGAACCGTGAGGCAAATACGACGCTGTCCAAGGCGAACGATCTGATCGTCTCGGAGGATGCGATCCGGCTGAAGACCCTGATTGAGAAGATTCGGGAGCAGGTGCAGAACCTCGAGTAG
- the gmk gene encoding guanylate kinase — protein sequence MEKGLLVVVSGFSGAGKGTIMRELMESYDNYALSVSATTRAPRPGEVNGKSYFFVSKEEFERMIDADQLVEYAKYVDNYYGTPRQFVAEQQERGKDVILEIEMQGALKIKQRFPEALLIFITPPSAGELRSRLIGRGTETEEVVNQRLGRAIIESEGVETYDYILVNDQVDTCVKKLHNLIQASHDRASVHMDIIEQIRKDLRRNEYAASNI from the coding sequence ATGGAAAAAGGCTTATTGGTGGTGGTATCGGGTTTCTCCGGCGCCGGAAAGGGAACCATTATGCGGGAGCTGATGGAGAGCTATGACAATTACGCGCTCTCTGTCTCCGCGACGACAAGAGCGCCGAGACCGGGAGAGGTGAACGGGAAGTCTTATTTCTTCGTTTCGAAGGAGGAGTTCGAACGGATGATCGACGCGGATCAGCTCGTGGAATATGCAAAATATGTAGATAACTATTACGGGACACCTCGGCAGTTCGTCGCAGAGCAGCAGGAGAGGGGGAAGGATGTCATCCTCGAGATCGAGATGCAGGGCGCGCTGAAAATCAAGCAGAGATTTCCGGAGGCGCTGCTGATCTTCATTACTCCGCCGAGCGCAGGCGAGCTTCGGAGCCGTCTAATCGGACGGGGGACGGAGACGGAGGAGGTCGTGAACCAGAGGCTCGGTCGTGCCATCATTGAATCCGAGGGCGTGGAGACCTACGACTATATATTGGTGAATGACCAGGTTGACACCTGTGTCAAAAAACTGCATAATCTAATTCAGGCTTCCCATGACAGGGCAAGCGTACATATGGATATTATTGAACAGATTAGAAAAGATTTGAGGAGGAACGAATATGCTGCGTCCAACATATAA
- the rpoZ gene encoding DNA-directed RNA polymerase subunit omega: MLRPTYNDLIGALNEGEDDSAKEVESRYSVVIASAKRARQIIDGEPPLVPGEAGRKPLSIAVDEISKHAVTIQKGSEVDDEPVSLSMEREDFSQYALDDEEETYEEEEEKEEEDGDGREDEYEAESDSEAE, translated from the coding sequence ATGCTGCGTCCAACATATAATGACCTGATCGGCGCTCTGAACGAGGGGGAGGACGACTCTGCAAAGGAAGTAGAGTCCAGATATTCCGTAGTGATCGCGAGCGCGAAGCGTGCGCGGCAGATCATCGATGGGGAGCCGCCGCTCGTGCCGGGGGAGGCGGGCAGGAAGCCGCTTTCGATCGCAGTGGATGAGATCTCGAAGCATGCGGTGACGATACAGAAGGGCTCCGAGGTAGACGACGAGCCGGTTTCTCTCAGCATGGAGAGAGAGGATTTTTCACAGTACGCGCTGGATGACGAGGAGGAGACGTACGAGGAGGAAGAGGAGAAGGAAGAGGAGGACGGAGACGGCAGAGAAGACGAGTACGAGGCAGAGTCCGACAGCGAGGCGGAATGA
- the rimO gene encoding 30S ribosomal protein S12 methylthiotransferase RimO, with amino-acid sequence MKLYMVSLGCDKNRVDSEKLLSNLLEKYPDSSVTGDPEEADIAVVNTCSFIGPAKEESIQTIIELGEYKKTARLKKLIVAGCLVERYRDEIRKELPEVDEIASVRDYVDRLDTQMARVESGDRYSSYLKIAEGCDKYCTYCIIPRLRGHYRSVPMEHLLREVRSLAESGTRELILVAQETTLYGTDLYGRKTLPELLSGLSGIEGIEWIRILYCYPEEIDDALIRAIRENPKVCHYLDIPIQHSSDRILRAMHRKTREAEIRERIARLRAEIPDIALRTTLITGFPGETEEDFENVKRFLRELRFDRLGVFPYSQEEGTAAALLPGQLPERLKRQRQDELMRLQQEIAFEKAAEQVGRHLRVMVTGFDPENGIYLTRSYMDAPDIDSVVYVAAGNARNLLSGDMFTVRIVDSDGYDLIGEFDESAE; translated from the coding sequence ATGAAGCTGTACATGGTATCGCTTGGATGCGATAAGAACCGGGTGGATTCCGAGAAGCTGCTCAGTAATCTTCTGGAGAAATACCCGGATTCCTCTGTGACCGGAGATCCGGAGGAGGCGGATATTGCGGTGGTCAACACCTGCTCCTTCATCGGGCCTGCGAAGGAGGAGAGCATCCAGACCATTATTGAGCTGGGGGAGTATAAGAAGACGGCGAGATTGAAGAAGCTGATCGTCGCCGGCTGCCTCGTAGAACGCTATCGCGACGAAATCCGGAAGGAGCTGCCGGAGGTGGATGAGATCGCCTCGGTCAGAGATTATGTGGATCGGCTGGACACCCAGATGGCGAGGGTGGAGAGCGGAGATCGTTACAGCAGCTATCTGAAAATCGCCGAGGGCTGCGATAAGTACTGTACCTACTGTATCATTCCGAGACTGCGCGGGCATTACCGCTCCGTGCCGATGGAGCATCTCCTCAGAGAGGTGCGCTCGCTCGCGGAAAGCGGGACGAGGGAGCTGATATTGGTAGCGCAGGAGACGACGCTCTACGGCACGGATCTCTATGGACGGAAGACGCTTCCGGAGCTGCTTTCCGGGCTCTCCGGGATAGAGGGGATAGAATGGATACGCATCCTTTACTGCTATCCGGAGGAGATTGATGACGCGCTGATCCGGGCGATCCGGGAAAATCCGAAGGTCTGTCATTATCTGGATATTCCGATCCAGCATTCCTCCGACCGTATCCTTCGGGCGATGCATCGTAAGACCCGTGAGGCGGAGATCCGCGAGCGGATCGCGAGGCTGCGCGCCGAGATTCCGGACATCGCGCTCCGGACGACGCTGATTACCGGCTTCCCGGGGGAAACAGAGGAGGACTTCGAGAACGTGAAGCGCTTCCTCAGAGAGCTTCGCTTCGACCGGCTGGGGGTATTCCCCTATTCGCAGGAGGAGGGAACCGCGGCGGCGCTGCTGCCGGGACAGCTTCCGGAGCGGCTGAAGAGACAGCGGCAGGACGAGCTGATGCGCCTGCAGCAGGAGATTGCCTTCGAGAAGGCGGCGGAGCAGGTCGGACGGCATCTCCGGGTGATGGTGACCGGCTTCGATCCGGAGAATGGGATCTACCTCACGCGTTCCTACATGGATGCGCCGGATATCGACAGTGTGGTATATGTGGCTGCGGGAAATGCGCGGAACCTGCTTTCCGGAGATATGTTCACAGTGCGCATCGTGGACAGCGACGGGTATGATCTGATAGGAGAGTTTGATGAATCTGCCGAATAA
- the pgsA gene encoding CDP-diacylglycerol--glycerol-3-phosphate 3-phosphatidyltransferase, with protein sequence MNLPNKLTMLRVLLVPVFVLLLLWEEGAVQAFRLAALAVFCIASFTDFLDGQIARRCHLVTNFGKFMDPLADKLLVCSGLVCLIQLGQLPAWYVILVIAREFIISGFRLVAAGSGVVIAASWWGKLKTVSQMLLLMLLILKLPQMSALTRFFYWLSLLLTLLSLFDYIAKNRRVITEGGM encoded by the coding sequence ATGAATCTGCCGAATAAGCTGACAATGCTTCGGGTGCTGCTGGTGCCGGTCTTCGTGCTGCTCCTGCTCTGGGAGGAGGGGGCGGTGCAGGCGTTCCGGCTCGCGGCGCTCGCCGTGTTCTGCATCGCGTCCTTTACGGATTTTCTGGACGGACAGATCGCACGGAGATGCCATCTCGTGACAAACTTTGGAAAGTTTATGGATCCGCTGGCAGATAAGCTTCTGGTCTGCTCGGGGCTGGTCTGTCTGATTCAGCTCGGGCAGCTTCCGGCATGGTATGTTATTCTCGTCATCGCGAGGGAATTTATCATCTCCGGCTTTCGTCTGGTGGCGGCGGGCAGCGGTGTGGTGATTGCGGCATCCTGGTGGGGGAAGCTCAAGACGGTTTCGCAGATGCTTCTCCTGATGCTGCTGATCCTGAAGCTGCCGCAGATGTCGGCGCTGACCCGATTTTTTTACTGGCTTTCGCTGCTGCTGACGCTGCTGTCGCTTTTTGATTACATTGCGAAGAACCGCAGGGTGATTACAGAAGGGGGAATGTGA
- a CDS encoding CinA family protein has protein sequence MGEKREKKLPQHYDESDPIEEQVVRLLLERGLTLTTAESLTGGLIAAAVTSVPGASECFKLGFVTYSNKAKRKLLSVKKELLKKEGAISEQTAREMAIGALMESEADISVSVTGNAGPDAMEGKPVGLVYIGSCAKGKTKVLECRFEGNRREIREQTVKEALRLVRRLILSRFD, from the coding sequence ATGGGAGAGAAAAGGGAGAAGAAGCTGCCGCAGCACTATGATGAGAGCGATCCGATCGAGGAGCAGGTCGTCAGACTCCTGCTGGAACGGGGACTGACGCTCACGACGGCGGAGAGCCTGACCGGAGGGCTGATCGCCGCGGCGGTCACTTCGGTGCCGGGTGCTTCCGAATGCTTCAAGCTGGGCTTCGTGACCTATTCCAACAAGGCGAAGCGCAAGCTCCTTTCGGTAAAGAAGGAACTGCTGAAAAAGGAAGGTGCGATCTCCGAGCAGACTGCGCGGGAGATGGCGATCGGCGCGCTCATGGAGTCTGAGGCGGATATCAGTGTATCCGTAACCGGCAACGCCGGTCCGGACGCGATGGAAGGAAAGCCGGTGGGGCTGGTCTATATTGGCTCCTGCGCGAAGGGGAAAACCAAGGTTTTGGAGTGCCGGTTCGAAGGGAACCGCCGGGAGATCCGGGAGCAGACGGTGAAGGAGGCGCTCCGGCTCGTTCGGAGGCTGATCCTCAGCCGCTTTGACTGA
- a CDS encoding GerW family sporulation protein translates to MTENNNTKEIMEGIFRGMDGLISSKTVVGEPITVGETTLIPLMEVSMGMGAGAFAQDKAAKGRGNAGAGALSSRIVPTAMLLLQDGKCKLINIKNQDTMTKLLDMLPDLIERISGGSRVSRSSEEKARELLSESEPEFTAEELSLG, encoded by the coding sequence ATGACAGAGAACAATAATACAAAGGAAATCATGGAAGGCATCTTCCGGGGGATGGACGGGCTGATCAGCTCGAAGACAGTCGTTGGAGAGCCGATTACGGTAGGGGAAACGACCTTGATTCCGCTCATGGAGGTCAGCATGGGCATGGGCGCGGGCGCCTTCGCGCAGGACAAGGCGGCGAAGGGCAGGGGCAACGCGGGCGCGGGTGCGCTCAGCTCGAGGATCGTGCCGACGGCAATGCTGCTCTTGCAGGACGGCAAATGCAAGCTCATCAACATCAAGAATCAGGACACAATGACGAAGCTTCTGGATATGCTGCCCGACCTCATCGAGCGCATCAGCGGAGGCAGCAGAGTCTCCAGGTCTTCGGAGGAGAAGGCGCGGGAGCTGCTTTCGGAATCGGAGCCGGAGTTCACGGCGGAGGAGCTTTCGCTCGGATAA
- the rpmB gene encoding 50S ribosomal protein L28, translating into MAKCAICEKAVHFGNQVSHSHRRSNKVWKANVKSVRVQVNGGTRKMYVCTSCLRSGKVQRAISGSSGASEVENA; encoded by the coding sequence ATGGCTAAGTGTGCAATTTGTGAGAAGGCAGTTCACTTCGGAAATCAGGTAAGCCATTCACATAGACGTTCCAATAAGGTTTGGAAGGCAAACGTTAAGTCAGTCAGAGTTCAGGTAAATGGCGGTACAAGAAAGATGTATGTATGTACTTCCTGCTTAAGATCCGGAAAGGTTCAGCGTGCTATTTCCGGCTCCTCTGGAGCATCCGAAGTAGAGAATGCTTAA